The following nucleotide sequence is from Neokomagataea tanensis.
CCTTTAACCGGCCGCTCAATCGAAGACGAAACCCACAAAAATAAGCTTTTTTTTTAAATTCAAGCTATAGTGGGGCTATGCCTAGCCCCACTTTCCCGCAGCCCCATGTCGGTCTGTTTATTCTTGGTTTGATAGCCACTGTTCTGCTCATTGGCGTATCAATATTAATCTCCCTGTCGGAGATTTCGTTTGCTGCTGCACGCGACGTTCGTCTGCGCTCCAAAGCAGATGCGGGAGACCCACGGGCTATTGCATTTCTAAAACTGCGCCGAAATAGCGGGCAGGTCATAACAGTACTTCAGATATGCTTAAACGCCGTCGGTGTCCTAGGCGGTATTATCAGCGATTCAATGCTGAGTGCGCCTCTGGCTGCGGCTTTAAGGGCCTGCGGACTTTCCGATAGCTTCGCGGATCAAGTCGGCGCAACTCTAGGCTTTATGCTTATTACAGGGCTTTTTGTTCTGTTCGCAGATTTGTTACCAAAACGCATAGCGATGAATGCGCCGGACAGAATTGCGCTTAAAGTTGGCTGGTTTCCAGCTGTAGCGCTTAAAGTGCTCTACCCCGCTGTTTGGATCTTTTCCAAAATTTCGGACGCCTTGCTGCATCTGCTTAAGATTCCCGCAGCGGCGACTGTTGAACCTGTAACTCCAGAAGACCTGAGAGCTATTCTCGCAGCAGGAACTGCGTCAGGCATTTTGCTCGAACAAGAACATCAAATGATCCAAAATGTTCTTGGTCTTCAAGATCGTTCCGTGACATCCGCGATGACACCACGCGATGAAATTGTATACCTAGACGTCCAAGAAAGCCCCGAGACGCAACGCGATAAAGTGCGCGTTCGTCCTTACTCACGCTACCCCCTATGTAACGGGGACCTTGACCACGTCATAGGCTCCATTCGTGCGGAAGACGTGCTTGTCGCAGTGGTCGACAAGCCACAAAACACGGAACTGCCGACACCTGGCGCTAATCAAATTTTCAAAATGCGTCGCGATGTCCTCTCCCTGCCAGACACACTGAACCTTTGGGAAACGCTCGCCCAATTCGACGCAAACGGCGCTGGCTTTGCGCTCATTGTAAACGAATACGGCCTCGTCGTAGGTCTTATCACCTATAAAGACATTATGGGCGCGCTCATGGACGGATTAGTTAGTCCTTTTGAAGAACAGGCAATCGTAAAGCGCGACGATAACTCTTGGCTCATTGATGGCGCAGCCCCTATTGGCGATGTCATACGCGAACTCGATATTCCCGTCTTCCACGATGCCCAAAACTTCGACACGATCGGCGGTTTCGTTATGAACCGCCTCAGACGCATGGCGCGCAAAGCGGACCGCGTCGACGCTGCTGGCTGCCGTTTCGAAGTGGTTGACGTAGACGGCTTCCGCATTAACCAACTTCTTGTCACACGCCTGAATGCCCTCAAGGAGCGCACCTAAAATGCCATCATATTCTCAGGCAGCGCTGCTTATCATTGACGTCCAGAATGATTTTTTGCCGGGCGGCACCCTAGCCGTAGCTGGAGGCGATGCAATTATTGCTCCCATCAATGATTTGCTTAAAGCCGACTGGGCAACAATTATAGCCACAAAAGACTGGCACCCGGTAAATCATTGCTCCTTCAAACAACATGGCGGGCCGTGGCCCACGCACTGCGTAGCTGCCACACATGGAGCAGCTTTTCCAGATACATTAATGACGGACAAAATCCATCACATTGTACACAAAGGCCTAGACCCAAAATGCGACAGTTATTCAGCTTTTTTCGATAATGAACGCATTCACTCAACCGGCCTCAAGGGACTTCTGTCCGGGCTAGAAATAGAAGAACTGCATATTTGCGGCTTGGCCCTCGACGTCTGCGTAAAAGCGACAATAGACGACGCACTCGAAAATGGCTTCAAGGTCACACTACACAGCCCAGCCTCGAAAGGGCTGACCCCTGACCCCACACCGTTGCTTGAGAGCTTTAGCCAGCAAGGCGTCACGATACGTTGATGAAGGCAGCTGCTGTCTAACGTAGCGGCCTTCCCTCCTTAAAGCCGTGCCGCAAATAGTGCTGCAGACTACCCAATTCGTAAGACGTAGCCACGTCAGTATGACGTGCGCGATACGCATCCCCGTCCCAAAAAGTCGGCGGTAAGCTAGGCCCTTCCAATACGATTTTTTCAGTAGTTCTATCTCCTACATATAAACGCAGGGAATCATCATAGCGCGAATGGTACTCTTTTTCAGATAATAAAAGGCTCTCGGCTGCATGAGCTCCTTCCACACTTTCAGTCTGTAAATACCGACGCAACTCTACTGGATCATCACCGTCGACCAAACCTCTCAATTTTCTTTTTAATCGAAACCGCCAAGTATCGTAGTCGACATTGTGTTCGTGCAAATACGTGAAGCACGTTCCGAATATATCATTATTTAGGCTTGATTTAGGCTCGTGATGCCCATTGTCACACATTGCCTTTATTTGAGCTGAAACGAAGCCTTTATGAAAAGAGTCAACTGGAGAGTACCATCCGGATGCTCCAGGCACGTTAAACAGCGAAGATTGAATTCTAAATCCACCGCTCTGCCCAGATATCTTTAATGTTTGAAATGCTCCATTTATATCGTCTGGTAAGAACGATAGTCCCCCGGGGGTAAAAACACCCAGTATCTCGTCACAATCAACAGGAAGCCCGAAATCGTACCCTCCCCTCTGGTCCCAATCCAAAAAGACGTTTGTGAAATGTGCACCTTTGTGCTGAAAATCATGCGGGGTATTTAAATCGTACCGAACGCAGACGCCTAAGCGTGCAGCCTCTTTCAAAATCGACAACGTATATGGATCTTCAGATCCGTTATCAAAAATAGTTATATTTTGGGGAGAGAAAAGCACAGTGTAATGCATAAGCCACCGTAAGAGAGCGGCACCTTCGTCTCTCTGCATCATAACAACACGCACGACGGCCATACGACTGTGATCCTTCAGGATATTATTTTATCCTAAAGATTATGGTCGTGATAAAACTGTTGAACAAGACATATATTGTGTGGAAGATAGTGTCTGTGGCGCGCCCTACTGGATTCGAACCAGTGACCCACAGCTTAGAAGGCTGTTGCTCTATCCAGCTGAGCTAAGGGCGCAGACTAGAAACAGCTTCCATATACAGGAAGCTTTGCTTCCTAGTGGTCGGGGCGCCCGGACTCGAACCGGGGGCCTCTTGTACCCAAAACAAGCGCGCTACCAGGCTGCGCCACGCCCCGAACTGAAGCTGGGTATAGGCCCAACCCGTTCGGAGCGCAAGGGGGTATTTTTACTTTTTTTCACTTTTTGCGAGTGGGGGCACAAATAAGGGTGCCGTGTCCCATGGGAAGAGTACCCATGTGTCCTGTGAAACCTCGGTAACGAAGTGATCCGTCAAAGGCTTGCCATCGGGTTTAGCGTAAAGACACGCAAATACCGCCTTAGGCAGCATGTCTCGGACCACACGCGCCGTAACGCCAGAATCAACGAGGTCATCGACAATCAAGAAGCCCTCGCCGTCACCAGCAGCTACTGGGGCCTTAATGACGTTTGGTTCGCCCTGCGAACCCTCTTCGGCAGCATATGTGACAACCGAAACGCTCTCGATGAGACGACATCCCAGCTCACGGCCTAAAATTGCCGCGGGGATCAAGCCACCGCGCGTGATGGCAACAATACCCCGAAACGGGCCATGAGCCTGCATAAGGTTAGAAGCAAGCAAACGCGCATCCCGGTGCAATTGATCCCAGGTTACGGTCGCATAATGAACGGATTGTGGTGTTTGTATAGCAGTCATGCGCCTTCCTCTGCCTTCAGCGATAACGATTTGCAATCGGCTTTCCACAAAAAATACACTATGCTGAAAACATGTCACTGTCTTTGCTCAATCAAATCCCGGGCTTTCGCAGCCTTGCCCTCTCCCGCTTGAGCAGCCAGTTGGCCTCATCGACACTCGCTGTCGCAATCGGCTGGCATCTTTATGACATGACACATAGCGTTGCGGCTCTGGGCTATATTGGCCTCGCTCAATTTTTACCGATGGTGCCGCTGACATTCGTCTCCGGCCACGTTGCTGACCGCTTTGACCGCAAGCGCGTCGTACAAATTTGTCAGGCACTCGAAGTCATCACACTTCTTGCTATGACGATCGCAACGCTATTCAACGCACTGCATCCAGCTGGCATCTATGCTCTCGGCGTTGCCCTTGGCACGTTGCGCAGCTTTGAAATGCCTTGCCAGCAAGCATTTCTTCCCTCACTGACGCCACCAGCTTTATTACCTCAAGCGCAATCTCTCATCACTTCGCTTTTTATGGTGGCATCTATTGCAGGCCCAAGTTTGGGCGGCCTGCTCTACGGCCTTGGCCCTGCCGTGAGCTACGGCATTACCTGTGCCCTATTTTTCTGTGCATTGTTAAGCACATCGAATATTCGTCTTTTAACTCGCCCAGCCAGCAAAGAGCCCGTTACTCTCAATTCTGTTTTTGCTGGCCTTGCATTTCTCAACACTCGCCGTGACTTACTTGGCGCTATCTCGATGGATCTCTTCGCAGTTCTCCTAGGCGGAGCAACTGCAATGCTGCCCGTCTATGCAGAGAGCATCCTTCATGCAGGCCCTATGGGCTTGGGACTGTTACGTGCAGCGCCAGCAATAGGTGCCCTCGGCATGTCTTTGTGGCTTGCCCAGCACCCTCTCGGGCGGCGTAGCGGCATGACAATGTACGCGTCAGTTTTTATCTTTGGCATTGCCACAATTATTTTCGGCGGCTCCCACACTGTCTGGGTCTCCATTTTAGCGCTTATTACGCTAGGGGCCGCTGATGTCATCAGCATGGTTGTCCGCTCATCGCTTGTTCAGCTTGCAACACCTGATGCCATGCGCGGCCGTGTCTCTGCTGTTAACAGCCTGTTCATTGGCTCAAGCAACCAACTCGGTGAATTTGAGAGCGGCATGATGGGCGCTGCGCTAGGGCCAGAGGCAGCAGTCATTACTGGCGGTGTCGGCACCATACTTGTAGCTGCCGCGTGGATACCTTTGTTCCCGCGCTTGTGGTCGCTCGACCGCTTAGACGAGATTACAACTGAAGAATAATCTTCAAAGCCATATTTCAAGAGGAAAAGCTGGCTCCCGAAGTAGGACTCGAACCTACGACCCAGCGATTAACAGTCGCTTGCTCTACCAACTGAGCTATTCGGGATCAGCGAGGTGGTGTTTACCCAAACACTTCCCAGCCGTAAAGCCCCTTTTTTACATTTTCGTTAAAAAAGCAAAAACTACGCAAGATGGATGTATCCAACGCGATTTGCTTTAAGAACTTATTATATTTTTAAGAGGAAAAGCTGGCTCCCGAAGTAGGACTCGAACCTACGACCCAGCGATTAACAGTCGCTTGCTCTACCAACTGAGCTATTCGGGATCAGCGAGATGGTGTTTACCTAAACGGCCCGTGTCGGTAAACCCCTTTTTTGTCTTTTTTTCTAATTTTTTTAACGGACCTGACTACAGTCTTACGCGCGTCAGAGTTCTTCTCGGCCTTCCGTTGCCAAACGATCAACTCGATCATTGTGTTCGTCGCCCGAATGCCCTTTGACCCAGAGCCACTCTATCTCGTGCGGCTTTGCCGCTTCCAGAATACGCTGCCACAGGTCCATATTCGCAACAGGGTCACCAGCAGCGTTCCGCCACTTACGGCGCACCCAGCCAGTATGCCACCGCGTAATACCATTTTTCAGATATTCGCTGTCTGTGTGCAAACGCACTCGACAAGGCCGCGTCAACGTCTCCAAAGCTTCCGCAGCGGCTGTAAGCTCCATGCGGTTGTTTGTTGTCTCCGGGTCTCCCCCCTTCATCTCACGCTCACGCCCACGATAGCTTAAAAGTACCCCCCAGCCACCAGGGCCGGGATTCGGCTTGCACCCACCATCGGTCCAGATATCGACGATGTTGTCTAATTCGTCAGACATGACCGACCTTAGAAAAATGATTAAAACGCTTCATATACGGGCGTGGGTCTTTGCGCGTAACCAGAGCATCGCTCGGTGTGTTAATCCAGTCATATAAGCGCGTTAAGACAAACCGTAGCGCAGCGCCTTGCGCCAAAACTGGCAGCACCGCTCTTTCCTGAGCTGTCAAAGGTCGGACTTGTTCATAACCTTCAACCAATGAATTTGCGCAGTCCTGCCGATATATTACTGAGCCTTCACGCTCTTCAAAACACCAAGCGTTCAGGCAAATGGCCAAGTCGTAAGCAAACATGTCCGTGCATGCGAAATAAAAATCGATGAGCCCGGACAGAGAGCCATTTTGAAAGAAAACATTATCGGGAAATAAATCCGCGTGGATTTGCCCAATAGGCAGATCCCCCGGCTGCGGCCAAAGTGGCACCACCTTGCCGAGCGCACAGGCAATATCTTGCCCGAAGCCACGCCCTAAATCGTCACCAATTTTACCACAACGCTCCAGCAGAGGCCCCCACGCATCAGCAGCCAAAGCATTCGCACGGACAGGCGCATATGATTGACCTGCCTTATGCAGTTCCGCCATAGCCTGCCCGACTTGTCGGCACTCGTCCGGGGTAGAAGCAGCAACGCCCTTACCATTCAGAAAGGTGGTGATGACGGCAGGTTTTCCGGCTAAATGACGCAATGCCTTGCCATCTTTACCCTCAACCGGTTGAGGGCAGTTCACTCCAGCTTTTGCAAGGTGCTGCATCAACCCTAAAAACCACGGCAGTTCATCCGGGCGCATACGCTTTTCGAACAGCGTCAGAATGTATTTCCCACTGCTTAAAGTCAGTAAGAAATTACTGTTCTCAACACCTTCTGCGATACCTTCAAACGCAACCAGCGTGCCTAAAGCATAATCGGAAAGGAAGCCGTTAAGGGCCTCCTCCGAAAACTCCGTATAAACTGCCATAGAGGTTTAGCCGGCCTCTGTCGCCAAAGGGCCGGGCAGGCGGAAATTGACGTTTTCCTTTTTAACAATCCGCTCTTCAATCTTCAGAACGAAATGCTCGGACAAAGCCACAACCATTTCTTGCACCAATGCCTCAGGAGCAGATGCGCCAGCGCTGATGCCAAGCGTTTCTACACCTTCCAGCACTGACCAATCCAAATCCGCAAGCTTGGGAACCAGCAGCGCACGGCGGGCACCGGA
It contains:
- a CDS encoding hemolysin family protein yields the protein MPSPTFPQPHVGLFILGLIATVLLIGVSILISLSEISFAAARDVRLRSKADAGDPRAIAFLKLRRNSGQVITVLQICLNAVGVLGGIISDSMLSAPLAAALRACGLSDSFADQVGATLGFMLITGLFVLFADLLPKRIAMNAPDRIALKVGWFPAVALKVLYPAVWIFSKISDALLHLLKIPAAATVEPVTPEDLRAILAAGTASGILLEQEHQMIQNVLGLQDRSVTSAMTPRDEIVYLDVQESPETQRDKVRVRPYSRYPLCNGDLDHVIGSIRAEDVLVAVVDKPQNTELPTPGANQIFKMRRDVLSLPDTLNLWETLAQFDANGAGFALIVNEYGLVVGLITYKDIMGALMDGLVSPFEEQAIVKRDDNSWLIDGAAPIGDVIRELDIPVFHDAQNFDTIGGFVMNRLRRMARKADRVDAAGCRFEVVDVDGFRINQLLVTRLNALKERT
- a CDS encoding nicotinamidase → MPSYSQAALLIIDVQNDFLPGGTLAVAGGDAIIAPINDLLKADWATIIATKDWHPVNHCSFKQHGGPWPTHCVAATHGAAFPDTLMTDKIHHIVHKGLDPKCDSYSAFFDNERIHSTGLKGLLSGLEIEELHICGLALDVCVKATIDDALENGFKVTLHSPASKGLTPDPTPLLESFSQQGVTIR
- a CDS encoding glycosyltransferase family 2 protein; its protein translation is MAVVRVVMMQRDEGAALLRWLMHYTVLFSPQNITIFDNGSEDPYTLSILKEAARLGVCVRYDLNTPHDFQHKGAHFTNVFLDWDQRGGYDFGLPVDCDEILGVFTPGGLSFLPDDINGAFQTLKISGQSGGFRIQSSLFNVPGASGWYSPVDSFHKGFVSAQIKAMCDNGHHEPKSSLNNDIFGTCFTYLHEHNVDYDTWRFRLKRKLRGLVDGDDPVELRRYLQTESVEGAHAAESLLLSEKEYHSRYDDSLRLYVGDRTTEKIVLEGPSLPPTFWDGDAYRARHTDVATSYELGSLQHYLRHGFKEGRPLR
- the gpt gene encoding xanthine phosphoribosyltransferase, encoding MTAIQTPQSVHYATVTWDQLHRDARLLASNLMQAHGPFRGIVAITRGGLIPAAILGRELGCRLIESVSVVTYAAEEGSQGEPNVIKAPVAAGDGEGFLIVDDLVDSGVTARVVRDMLPKAVFACLYAKPDGKPLTDHFVTEVSQDTWVLFPWDTAPLFVPPLAKSEKK
- a CDS encoding MFS transporter; translation: MSLSLLNQIPGFRSLALSRLSSQLASSTLAVAIGWHLYDMTHSVAALGYIGLAQFLPMVPLTFVSGHVADRFDRKRVVQICQALEVITLLAMTIATLFNALHPAGIYALGVALGTLRSFEMPCQQAFLPSLTPPALLPQAQSLITSLFMVASIAGPSLGGLLYGLGPAVSYGITCALFFCALLSTSNIRLLTRPASKEPVTLNSVFAGLAFLNTRRDLLGAISMDLFAVLLGGATAMLPVYAESILHAGPMGLGLLRAAPAIGALGMSLWLAQHPLGRRSGMTMYASVFIFGIATIIFGGSHTVWVSILALITLGAADVISMVVRSSLVQLATPDAMRGRVSAVNSLFIGSSNQLGEFESGMMGAALGPEAAVITGGVGTILVAAAWIPLFPRLWSLDRLDEITTEE
- the rnhA gene encoding ribonuclease HI, which translates into the protein MSDELDNIVDIWTDGGCKPNPGPGGWGVLLSYRGREREMKGGDPETTNNRMELTAAAEALETLTRPCRVRLHTDSEYLKNGITRWHTGWVRRKWRNAAGDPVANMDLWQRILEAAKPHEIEWLWVKGHSGDEHNDRVDRLATEGREEL
- a CDS encoding homoserine kinase; this encodes MAVYTEFSEEALNGFLSDYALGTLVAFEGIAEGVENSNFLLTLSSGKYILTLFEKRMRPDELPWFLGLMQHLAKAGVNCPQPVEGKDGKALRHLAGKPAVITTFLNGKGVAASTPDECRQVGQAMAELHKAGQSYAPVRANALAADAWGPLLERCGKIGDDLGRGFGQDIACALGKVVPLWPQPGDLPIGQIHADLFPDNVFFQNGSLSGLIDFYFACTDMFAYDLAICLNAWCFEEREGSVIYRQDCANSLVEGYEQVRPLTAQERAVLPVLAQGAALRFVLTRLYDWINTPSDALVTRKDPRPYMKRFNHFSKVGHV